TGAGCGAACTTTTCAGAGATATTCTGAAGCGCGATAACGAAAACGTGGAACAATTTGTGCTTGCCACATTGTGGATCCTCTATGCAAAGCGGCCTTTACGCCCGAATGAATTCCAGCATGCTCTGTGGTCTGGCTTGCGGCTGAGGGATGTTGTAGACCCGCAGCCTCCGGACTTCACCACGATAGATGCCGAGGACAGGGCTGGCAGATTAGAGGAGTACGTGGTTAGTGCCTCGAAAGGACTAGCCGAAGTCACGAAATCCACCCAGCCAACTGTTCAATTCATTCACGAATCGGTGCGAGACTTCCTTGTCAAGGACAAAGGTCTGCTGGAGTTTTGCCCCGGTTTAGGAGTGGATTTCGAGGGCTCAAGCCATGAGAGACTTAAACAGTGTTGTTACGCATATATAAATGACGACTTCACTCGCTTGTCTGTCGATGAAATGCAACCAGCAGAGGCTGATACGGCCGATAGAATTAGTCTATTACTGAAGCGGCACCCCTTTCTGCAGTATGCAGCCCAGCAGGTTCTTCATCACGCCAATGCTGCGGCTACGGCCATTCCCCAGGACGAGTTTCTATTTACCTTCTGTATTTCTGACTGGGTGCGCATATCCAACCTTTTTCAACTGAACAAGCACTGGCATTACACCCCGAGTGCGAGTATGTTCTATATTCTCGCGGAAAGGGGATACTCGGAACTCATTCGAACAAGACTCAGGCGTGATTCGCACATCCTCATTCCTGGGGAGAGATACGAGTACCCGCTATTTGCAGCCCTGGCCAACAGTCACCTTGATGCCGCCGTCGCTCTTCTCAACTTGCCATCGAAGATATACAATGGAATTGATATCACACGGGGTCTAGTGAAAAGAAAGGGCTTGAAATTTTATACAAAGCGGACGCCACTATCCTGGGCCGTTCAGGAGGGTCGAATGGAAATAGTCGAACTGCTTCTCCAGTATGGAGCTCCCGTGGATGAAATGGATGCACGAGGCCGAACACCACTCTCATACGCGTGCGAAAACGGCATTGAGAATATGGCGCGGCTTTTTATTCAGCGTGGTGCCGACGTCAACAGTTGCAATATTAGAAGAGGAACTGCACTCAGTTTGGCGTGTGCAAACAGCCTCCTGGATCTGAGAATATTGCATTTTGAGGAAGGGAGATTCGTGATTACCCGGGATATCAATGGGGGGACTCCCCTGTTCTGGGCTGCTCGCAACTGTGACCTACAGACTGCTCGGCTTTTAATTGACAAAGGAGCGGATGTCAACGTGAGGGATACCTGGGGAAACACGCCCCTTTTTTACGCTGCGAGGGCGAACAATTGGGACCGCCGGTCCCATAAAGTGTACAAAGCCAAGAGCATACATGATAGGCCGGCACTCGGCGAGCCAGTGTCCTTCTGCAAGTTTCTTCTCGATCAGGGGGCAGACATCCATGCGATAAATAATGACGGGAACACCCCACTCGCTATTAGTGCCGAAAGTGGACACAGTGCAGTTGTGAGCCTGCTTATTTCCAAAGGAGCGAATGTAAATAGCAGGGATAACAAGGGTCGGACTGCACTTTCACACGCCGCACGTAAGGCCTGTGAGGCCTACACAAAACTGCTTCTGGATAATGGTGCTGACCCCCCTGCTGGAGATTTGGAAGCTCCATTCAGTAAACATGCTAACGTGTGCATGCTGCTCATCGGGCACGGAGCTGACCCCAATGCTAGGAATGCGATGGAGGAATCACCACTCCACCTCGCTATTcgccgatgttgatgtgTGCAAGCTACTTATCCAACGTGGAGCGGATGTGGATATCCAGAACCGTCATGAATTAAGCCCAATTGAGGCGGCCTCGATGCAGGGCGTTCAGTGTGTAGTAGATATCCTACTACAGAACGGAGCCCGCAGGCCTAGATCACACATTTTGAATCTGCAGAACTGCATTCGATAGCCAAATTTCCATTGTCATTTTGAATGAACACGGCAACGAGACTCGGTGCTGCCTTGTTGACAGCAATAACATGGCATCTGGACAATGTCCTAATCAACAGTACCGATTCACCCTTCCTTTATAACATGTGGGTATCAGTGTACATTTGCCACATGAACAATTGAATCTGAGACTGTGGTGGGTTGGATGATTCATAATTCATGCAGCAGACCATCTACCTTGCTTAACAGACTTGTAGGGTACAAGGCCGTGTAGGGACAAAAGGTGCCAGTCCAACTGCATTAAGAGCCAAGTCAAGTAAAGCGAGATGATCGACCTTATAAACTGGAACAATTATCCGACTGGTTTTTATCCAATTCCTACCTCCCTGCATGGATATAGGGATGCAGTAGTGGTAAtgcacaccaccagcaaAGGAGGCAACAGACAGCCTTTGTCTGTCTCCTTACAATCTTCAAGGCCAATACCTGCTAGGAAATATAGGAAATAACAGGCCAGGAATGTGCGATCGCTGGTTCTCTGCGATATGCAACAGATGATCTGGAAAGCAGATGGTACCGATCGGACCACTCTGGACGATCGCCGATCGCTGATACATTGACTGCCTGGTTACATAGGGCTGAAGAAATACGAGAATACCACTTCCGTTGAGACAGTTCTGCTTGCGACCGCGACCGGTGGTTCGGATGGAGACTATCGTGGATATACGAGCCGCCGCCACTCCAGAGGAGAGCAGTCATTGACACAAGGAGAGAAAACTCGGAGAGAAACAGGAGAAAACTTGGAGAGAGAAACAAGAGTGGAAGCGAGGAGATCGCCGCGCCTCATCCGCACGGTCCACGATATGAACAGTCTGCAGTACCCACATGGCCACAGGCTAATAATAAGACACCGCAGAGAGGCCTATTCTGAGGCTTCAGGCTGCCGGCTGATCCGATGTGTGCAGAGTTCCTAAAGATAGCGATCGTGGAACAAGACCACAAGCGGTGAGGTCGCAAGCTTCGACCATGGGAATAATACGAACCCATTGTTCAAGGTCGGATTGTGCGGAGGGTTACATCCTTGTCTTAGAAGAGAGGCCGCTTCCAAGGTTTCTGCACTGGTAAGCGGTTCCAAAGTGACTTCATAAGTTCGTCCAAGTTAGGGCAGTGGGCCCGAGAGCCCCAGCTGCAGCTATTGATAGGCCTGGTCTCACACTGTCTTAGTCTTCAGGTTAGCAGCTCTGTCTTGGTATTTTGACCTCGGCAGTGAGTGCAGAgatacagagtacagagtagACTCAGGAGAGAGATGGTTACCCCGTAGACTACTGCTGTCGGATCGACAAGCCCCGCGAACCTTGGGCCCTTGGTCCGTCGTCCTTGGTCCTTGAAACGGCAATACGAGTCTCCGTTGCAGCCGAATATGGTCCAAGGAGGCTGAGACATGGCCAACGGCGAGCGCCACTCCAAATTTAGTGCCTCCTAGTATGCTGCTGTGCGGAGAAAGCTGCAGCCATGGCTCTCGACCTGTTGTACTCACGGACTTGAGGTCATCAGGCTTCCTGTCTTGCCAGAGCGTTGCACGATGCTTATCCAAAAGGTATAAATAGGGGGTCAAGTCCTCGAATAAGTCCAGTTTATCATCAAGCCTCAGACAAACAATACTTcaaccaactccaactccaagaCACAACTACAAACTCCTTAAACTTATACCTTCTCTACCACAATGCAGTTCACCCTCACCCACGCCATCCTCGCAGCCCTGGCCTGCACCCCCGCCATGGCCGccccagccaaagccaagTCCATGATGATCAAGGAATCCGAATGGACCATCGAGAGCCTCAAGCGCGAGTgcaacgacgacgactccAAGTGCACCTGGACCTTCGGCATCAACCCCGGCGACGGCGCCACCGACTGCACCTACGAGGTCGAGGGCAGCCCTGCCTCCGAGGCCGACGGCGGCCCTGTCAACTGCGGCGCCTACACCGTCACCTCCGGCTGGAGTGACCAGTTCGGCCCCGAGAATGGCTTCACGACTTTGTCTGTTGTGAACCAGGACACCCGCGAGATTGTCTGGCCTGCCTACACTGATAAGCAGGTTGACGGtggcgaggttgttgttccTGACCAGAGCTACACTCCTCAGGTTCTTCCTTGAACGAACCATGTTTGGTTTGATGTTTGTCAATGTTTTTAAatgtctttccttttttgtCCGCCAGATAGTGTTTGGCTGGGATTGCATTTGTACTTATTCTCTCCTTCATTCTGGGCGCCGCTGGGAAACGCTGTAAcgaataaatattatatagtacATGACATTTTTACGAAATAAGACTTAGTCAGGCTATTTCTTAAGAGTCCTTCCGGGTCCTGGTGACATCAGCCAAGTGTTTAGTTTATTATCCTTGCAATCGAAAGCAGgggatgtacggagtataacGGAAATAGCCTAAAGAGATAATATAGTGCGGTACCAACGAATGTATCATTAAACAGCTTGTACCTTGCGACAGACTATATTAGCGACATTTTAACTAGAAGGGCAAGTCATGTCCTTGATGGTATATCTGTATTAATATTTGGGAATAATCCGAGAATATATAGATTTGTCTGCTGGTTTATCAGGCATCAGTCTCACAACACCTTGTTGTCCGGCATCCACCAtgataaaattaaaaaatgGAAATGacaaagacagaaagaaTGAGAAAGGGGTACTGCTGCAGATAAgcaatgaatgaatgaatgaatgaatgaataaataaataatcacGGTGATTGGAATGGCACCTCGCCGTTCAATATACACGGCGGATAGGCCAACCATCGCTAGAGAACAAAAAGGACGACCAAATTAAGAgcggagaagaaaacatTGAGTAgtgtttataataaattactttGCCTTAGTATTCTCTCCATCGCCCACATTAGACGCCGACAACAGCTCGGTGATCGGATATAGACTCGGCCATTGCTCACATTCAATCCCCGAGCCGTGAGACGCAGTTAGCGCAGGCCCTCGCcgaaaataatataaatactcTTAAAACGGCAGTGAGAGATGCAAAGTTCCATACCACTGCTGCATCATCTTTACATATCATATCCTTTCTCATCCGCGATAATGCTCCCAATCACCCTCTGGTCCCACGCCATCGGCCCCAACCCATGGAAGGTCGCGGCAAtcctcgaagagctcgagATCCCGTACAATACCAAGATGATCAATTTCGCCGCTGCAAAAGAAGAgcccttcctctccatcaaccccaacggCCGTCTCCCGGCAATCGAAGACCCAAACACGGGCATCACGCTCTGGGAATCCGGCGCAATTGTCGAGTATCTCATCTCGCAGTACGACAAATCACATAAACTCAGCTACGACGACCTGAAGCCTTCCGTCCTTTGCCGACagtggctcttcttccaggtCTCCGGCCAGGCACCGTATTTCGGACAGGCCGCGTGGTTTACCAGAGCGCATCCCGAGAAACTGGATAGTGTCATCCAGCGATTCTGCAAAGAGGTTGTGAGGGTTACTGGTGTtttggagaaggcgttgCAGGATAACGGGGGTCAGTGGCTTGTTGGGGATAAATGTACCTATGCGGATCTGAGCTTTGTGCCGTGGCAGCAGAAGGCGCGTACCTTTGGTGGGGAGGATTTGTATCAAAGGTATCCTCTTGTTGGGgcttggatggagaggatggagagacgGCCTTCTGTTGTGAAGGTGAGTAAGGACCAAGAGGAGGCAGTTGTGGCGGCTGGGGGGAGGGTTTAGCTGGGTGTTGTAGACTGCTTCATGGCCAGCTTCTGTGGAAAGTATTAGTGACACTCGCAGCTAGCTTTAATGGCCAAAGCATCCTATTTGAGAGTGATCATGTATCCTGAAGCAATACCTTATAACATGATTTGCGAATATCACTGACGGCAACATTTCCATTAACTAATACTCTCATTCGCAAAACGGCCCATGCAATCCCACTGCATACCCAGGCTAAGGTCAAGTGAATTCACTGAGGAATATGCGAGTAAGGTGGTGTTGTGTTCTGTGGGGAAACTCATCTCATTCACTAGAGAGAAAAAATGTTTATTACCCATTTGGGCCATTGTTTAAAAAGCTGTATATCCCCAGCCTACCTACCACTTCTGCTAACAGTGGGGCCTGCTTTGTTGAGTTGCTCTCACAACCAGGTGGTCAACTTCGTCGTTTGTATAGAAGACCAAAACACAACAAGTCAAGTTACACAACCCACCTCGCTAGCTACTAGCGTCCCTATGTGGTATCATAAATAGGCCTGAGTGATCGATTCGTTTCAGAAAAGAAATCTCTCTTCTGTTTCAATTGACCGGTTGTACCTATCAATATCGTCCAGTTGAAACCACACCCCGGCGCCCAAGATGAAGCTCGGCCGCCATCAGAAGTTCAATGGCGTCGACTACGAGTGCAGACTCTGCGAACGACACTTTGCCTCCCGTGGTTCGATTTACGCCCATTGCAGATATACTTCACAGCACGAATGGTGCGAAAGATGCCGCCGAGTGTTCGTTTCAGAGCGAGCCAAAAACGATCACCTTCGATACTCTCGCAGACACAATATCTGTTGGAACTGCCCGGACAGAAAAGATTTTGAGACGGCTAAGGACCTCAAGAACCACCTCTCCGAGTGCCATCACTACTGTCATCCTTGCAAACGCGCTCACAACTCTGCTCGCGAACTGCAAGACCATGATGTTGCCGTCCACCACCTCTGCGTCAAATGTGGTCAATATTTCCAAAACGAGAACAACCTGCGGATGGTAAGAAGCCCTTTGTTTCAAAAGATCATGTTGAATTGTACTGATAACTATCTCcttccagcaccagcaaaccCACCTGCCCCGAGACATGGAATGCTTCGGCTGCTTTCAGACCTTCAAATCATTCTCCGGCATGTTAATCCATCTGGAGTCCGGCACCTGCCAGTCAGGTACAGATAAGGAGAGGATCGATGATCTATTCTGCGAGTGGGACCAGGGCTGGAAATACAAAttggacgatgatgaggggGAAGGACTGATATTCCTCTGCCCCGAATGTGACCAGGACTTTTCGCGTCTTTCTGCGCTCTACCAGCATGCTGAAGATGTGCCACGCTGCTCCCATCTTACAGAGGAAGGGGGGTGTCTGGATGAGCTACGAGTCTTTATTGAGCGCAGAATATAGAAGATTGTGGCACAATATCATACCTCTTCAATGTTAGTGATATGGATACCTGAGTTACGCAAGTTAATAATCTAAGGAAGGGTAGTTAGGGATTTTGATGTTATTATATCAAGATGAGCCTAACTAGTACTACTCCCTGTATTACGCCCTCAACGCTCCAACATGACTAGCCAGCTTCTTAACAAAGATTACTCCCTTACTTGCCTTTCAATACCCCCAAAATCCAGTCGTACGAAAGCCCAAAAGCGCCTTGACTTTATCCGGCAGCATcgcctcaacatcatcccTCAGCGAGAGGACGTTATTCTCCTGCTGGAGAATAAACGACCGCATAAAGAACATCAGAATCATCTCCATTATATAATTGTGCTGGAGGTCTTGATCAATGAGACAGGGATACTCATGTCTAGTTAGGGTCCTACAGCGACCACTGCACTAGAAGCCATATATGGCTAGTGGTAGCCAGCTATCCCCGCACAGTAAACGCCATTGCCGAGGAAAAGCCGATGGTATATCAAGATGAGGGGAAGCAACGGTCTGGCCCATGATTTGTGGACTAAATGCTGATCCCAGCAGATATAACGATTGGAACAAGTGCTCTGATAAACTGTTAATTCCTCATCCCCAAGATACTGAATTGTCTTGTCCCACTCTACTATCAGCGAAACAGCATCTACCATCCCACAATGTCCATCCCCATGAGCCCCCTCGACGCAGAGAAAGTCGCCGCCGCAAAGACAAGCCTCGACGAAGAAGGATACGCCGTTATCCCCTCCATCCTGGACAACGACTCCATAAAACTAGTCCACTCCCGCCTCTGGGCCGCAGCGACAGAAACCCAAAACCGGGGGACAGATCTCCACATGCCAGCGCTGGATCCCAACGCCTCAAACGTCCGCGTCTTCTACCTCATGGAGCTGGACGCCATATTCCGCGAATTAATCCAGCACCCGGCCGCACTCCAGATTGCGAAGGTGGTTGTCGGCGAACAGCTCCTCGTGTCGAATTTCACGGCGAATATTGCAAGGCCCGGGTCGGGGTCTATGCAGCTTCATTCGGACCAGTCGCTTGTTGTCCCTGAGCCGTGGGAGCATGCTTGGGGGGTGAATATTATCTGGTGTCTCACTGATGTGTATTTCGAGAACGGGGCTACGCTGTTTATACCGGGGAGTCATAAGTGGAAGCGCAAGGATGAGGTCCCGGAGAATGCAAAGGAGATGTTGAAGCCGTTTGTGGCGAAGGCGGGCTCGATTGTTGCTATGGATGCGCGGGTTTGGCATACGTCTGGTAAGAATATTACCGAGGACAAGGAACGGGCACTGCTGTTTGGGTTCTATACGGCGCCGTTCTTAAGGCAGCAGGTGAATTGGACGGCGGTGTTTGCGggggagacggaggaggtgTTGAGTCCGGAATTGCGTGAGTTGCTGggggttgatattgatgcGAATGTGGGGAGGGCGTCGAAGATTGGGGCTGGGATTGAGAAGCATGAGGCGCAGAGAGCGCCTGTTTATTAGACTGTGTTTTATTGAAGATAGTTTTAACCATTGTACTGAGATGCACAGACCAGGCCTTACTCTGTCAGCTGAGTATGGCTGTGACAGTATCTTTGTCCCTTGCTTCATCCCCTATCATTACCCTAATGCATATGATAATGGCTATGAAGAACGGAAATTATAATGTGCATAGCTTGTGCATGTAGTTTGATAGTAGAATGGCGGAACCGGTTACTCTTTTGAATGGAAGAAGCCTGCGCATAGAAGTAGTTAGTGTTATTTAGCTTCCAAccaggtgttgttgatgttatCATGGGGCACTGGTAATAAGTCTGCATGGAATATATTCCTGTCCGGTATAAATGTATGGAGATCTAAGTCGTCTTCATAATTCATGTGCTTTAAATATCACGCCTCCAAACCTTCAAGGGCATCTGAGCCGGCCACAGATTAAAAGCCTCTTCCCAGTCCAATTCCCAGTCTCGAGAAGGGAGTGCAAATTCATACCGATGGACCAACGTAGCAACGAGAATTTGCTGCTCCATCATGGTAATATTCCGTCCAATACATGCTCGTGGACCTGTTGTGAATGGTATAAAAACAGTCCTCATTTCTTTAGTCCTTTCGGACTGGTCAAGCCATCTCTCTGGTACATATGAATCAGGGTTGGGAAATATCCTTGGGTCTCGGTGGGCGATGTATGCTGGGACTGAAACAGTGACGCCTCCTGCGATCTGTTCTCCCATGATATCCATGCCCTGCGGGGGTGTCTTTCGCTCGAGACCACGCGGAACAGGCGGAGAGAGTCGAAGTGACTCGTCAAGACAGGCCCTCAGGTAGGGAAGACTTTTGACATTTGTATACAGGGCAATTGTTCCTCCTGCGAGTGCAGTGTCGACTTCCTCCCGGAGCTTGCTGAGAGCGGTAGGATGCTTGATTAAGTAGTAGAGAACATTTGTTAATGCAATTGCCGTAGTGTCGGAGCCGGCGTCCACTGATAAGATGTTAGCAACAATTGAATTATACTTTGCAAACACTTACGAAGTATGGTTGTCTCAGCTTCGATCTCTCCACGATCCAGGCCACGCTGCTTTCCTGCCTTGTCCTCCAACAGGCAACCCAAGAAGTCACTTAACTTGTCCCCGCGGTTGTGTTTTCCCACTCTTTTATCCGTCAGCGTGCTGACTATATTCGCGAAGTCGTTCCCATGTGCCCTGAACTCCGGGACGACAAAAGTGGACAGTGCTTTGAGAATATGATGCCAGTCAGTTGCCCCGACAAACCTGGACACGACCCGTCCGCCACAATGCAGGCTCTCTATCAAGTTAAACCTGTGGACGCTATTGCCCATCCTGgcctcaacaacatcagtGCCTGACTCGAGCAAGCCAAGCCGCTCACTAAGCGCAATGTCCGCAATTGCGTCGAGTGTGAAAAGGTTAGACCATAATCGAAAATTCACAGTCAAGTCACTTGGGTCAACAGAATCATCATTCGACAGCGGAGCAGTACAACGCTTATCAAACTGAGTAACCATTTTCCTAACTTTATCGCTGATCTTAAATTCCCATTGCTCCAGGTTCCGCGTTGCGAATGCATTAGAGAGCATCCTGCGCTTACGAGCATGGTCATCCTTGTCGACCACGTTGAGTGTATGGGGGTGGTCTCCTGTGATTAATTTGTACACGTCGTCTTTGAGACATGGGGAGCTGTGTCCGTAGATGTCTTTAATGGCGTCCACGCTCCTGAATGAGAGCACTGTTGGCCCAGTGCGTAAGATGGGGTGCCTCTCGTGTTGGCGATGAAGTTCTCTTGTTCGGAAGGGGTGTCTTCGCTCGTAGACGTATGCCAGGCTTGTTAGGCCGGATAGGAAGTTCTGATTCGGATATCGGCGTAGGCGTTTAGGGTCGTAGAGGTAGATGGAAAATGGTGCCACACATAGCCATATAGCTATGGCAGGCAATATAAAGGATAAAATCATATTCTGTGTTCGGTTACGAAGTGTTCGGTCAGGAAGGAATGATTTGAGTAGAATGCCGTCGGATGCGAGGGTTTATATAGTTTCGTCTACGTTGCTCCCTTCAATACTTGCATAACGTCACTTGTTCATCAAACCTCTACACAGCAGTTCTGATTGTCAAATCACCAGCGAGTTCCTAACGAAGTATATCTGGAGAGAGCGCTATACATTCCAAATCAAGAAAGTTAAGCGCGATTTAAGGTTGAGTAACCCAATATAGAAGGTGGATCCACAACGGTCCGTTCCACTGCGCCCGCGTCGCTTTCTCTTTTCGGAATGCTAAGCGGCGAGGCCACAAGCTTCAAAGAGTATACGAAGCGCATGATATTCCATGTCGACATCCTTGGACATCCATTGTTCATATTGGCCTGGGAGAAGTTGATCCTCTGCAAGTCAAGGCCCGTAGCACGTCTCCCCGCCGTTCTCAATACGTCGGGCATCACACGGCCGATAGTCAGTATACCCTTGACGTTTATCCAAAAGAAAACAGGCTTCCTTGGCAAGCAGACTGCGATAGTCACTGGCAGCGTTTCTGGCTCTTACGTTCCCGCGAATCCCTGGAGCATTTGGCCCGCAAGGTACCTTTGTATTTATGCAGTTGAACAACCTGGCCCTTATCCTGGCCTTTTTTGTGCTCCCTAAACGAAGGGAGCTTTAAAAGAGCTGAATTTTGTATTTGCCTATGATGCTGGCATATTTTCCGATCTGGTAACTGCGAGCAgctatatttactatagaTGCCATAAAAGCCCTATTAATGTATTGTAGATAAATTGTAGATAGATGGACAAGCTGAATCGGAAATCCCGCCGACAGCCCCACTTGGCCTCCACGAAATTTGGCTGCAACCGAACTCTTACTCCTTCAACTTCCTGATATCATATCGAAGGGATGCCAACGCAAAGGCCCGCCCGCCGGTCCGTCAAACGACGGAAAACAGGTCAGTCTCTTTCACTTGTGTATACAGGTCCAAGCTAACATGCGAGAAACGCAGGCTGGTCAGAAATGCCACCCAACATCCCTAGAATGTAGCTGATAGCGCACAGCCAAAATTGCCGTAATCGACGGATTAAATGCGATGAGCAATCACCCTGTGGATATTGTAATCGCCGCGGCCTAGAGTGCAAAAAGGCCGACTTTATTGTACCAGAGCGATGGGGAAACACGCCAGAGCCTACAAGGGCAGGCGAGGAATCACAGCCTGCAACAAGAGGAACAGCACCAAGCTCGCAGAGACAAACTACACCAGAAGGCGATCCTCACATACCAGAATCAACATATGAGATCTTCCAGCATGTATTCAGCGTTGACAATGACCATCTGCCCACATCTGATCTACGCTCTACAATCACATCTGATAACATCCTAACGGAAGAAAAAGCCGGGCTGTTACGATTCTACCAGGAGGGAATCGGAGTGTGGATGGATATATTTGACCATTCACATACATATCAGAATGATATCGTCCGGTATTCCCTCTCATCACCGCTTCTCATGCACGCCGTCTGCGCCCTCTCAGCGAACCAAATGAGTCTGATCCAGAATAAATACCTCTGGGGACCTGTGTCTTCCCGGTTCTACGGGCAGAGTCTTAGTCTTCTGATTAACGAGCTTACAAAACAGAGTAGTAGAGCCGACGGCGAACTTCTACTAGCTGCTACAATATTATTAGGAAGTTATGAGCTGCTCGCGCAGCCGGGCATCGACTACCAGAGACATCTGTACGGCGCACAAACCTTAATATTCTCTCGGAATATTGGACAACAGGGGACGTCGCTTGAAAAGGCTAGTTTTTGGATCTTTGCGAGGCAGGATgttgctttggctttggtgaaTGAGCGTCCGACGTTGGTTCCGCCGGTGAAATGGCCAGTGCCACCGGAGAGTCCACCCGCTGCTGTTGAGGATGCCTTTGGAATGAGAATTCTCTGGTTGCTAGCTCGAGTGGTTGAAGTCAAGTTTGGGTCACCAAATGGCGGAGTGTCTAATATACAGCGCGAGAGGGTAGAAAGCCTCGTGGCCGAGATCGACTTGGCCTGGGCTGGGCTTCCTTCGCATGTCCGCGGTGTTCCCATGAAACAGTCTCAttcggaggatgagggaTTGACTAGGGTCTGGTTTTGTGTGCCTTCAGCATGTAAGTATCATGCAATTCGTATGGATCGCCAGCAACTAATAAATGCAGCGGCTGCATGTCTTTATTACCACATGGCAAAGATCTTGACATATGAATTTCTGTTGGAGCAAACACGGCTTCCATCAAGACAGTCAGACGATATGTTGAGATCGATTGGACACCATGCTCGAGCAATTGCCTCGATCTGCTTGTTTTCGGATCTTGCCGACGGTGCACTGGTAGTGGCTGTCAACCCTATCTTCTATGGTAAGTGGACACTGGCAGATTTTATAGTCTCAGTGTGGCTGACAgtaagcagcagcaaaatacATCCCTTCAATGGCACTCAAAACGAGGCTATGGGGTATACTTGATCGC
Above is a window of Aspergillus puulaauensis MK2 DNA, chromosome 2, nearly complete sequence DNA encoding:
- a CDS encoding uncharacterized protein (COG:S;~EggNog:ENOG410PX9U;~SECRETED:SignalP(1-25)), which translates into the protein MQFTLTHAILAALACTPAMAAPAKAKSMMIKESEWTIESLKRECNDDDSKCTWTFGINPGDGATDCTYEVEGSPASEADGGPVNCGAYTVTSGWSDQFGPENGFTTLSVVNQDTREIVWPAYTDKQVDGGEVVVPDQSYTPQVLP
- a CDS encoding glutathione S-transferase family protein (COG:O;~EggNog:ENOG410PGF2;~InterPro:IPR036249,IPR040079,IPR036282,IPR010987, IPR004045,IPR004046;~PFAM:PF13409,PF00043,PF14497,PF13417,PF02798;~go_function: GO:0005515 - protein binding [Evidence IEA];~go_process: GO:0006749 - glutathione metabolic process [Evidence IEA]) — encoded protein: MLPITLWSHAIGPNPWKVAAILEELEIPYNTKMINFAAAKEEPFLSINPNGRLPAIEDPNTGITLWESGAIVEYLISQYDKSHKLSYDDLKPSVLCRQWLFFQVSGQAPYFGQAAWFTRAHPEKLDSVIQRFCKEVVRVTGVLEKALQDNGGQWLVGDKCTYADLSFVPWQQKARTFGGEDLYQRYPLVGAWMERMERRPSVVKVSKDQEEAVVAAGGRV
- a CDS encoding uncharacterized protein (COG:S;~EggNog:ENOG410PXHU;~InterPro:IPR013087), whose amino-acid sequence is MKLGRHQKFNGVDYECRLCERHFASRGSIYAHCRYTSQHEWCERCRRVFVSERAKNDHLRYSRRHNICWNCPDRKDFETAKDLKNHLSECHHYCHPCKRAHNSARELQDHDVAVHHLCVKCGQYFQNENNLRMHQQTHLPRDMECFGCFQTFKSFSGMLIHLESGTCQSGTDKERIDDLFCEWDQGWKYKLDDDEGEGLIFLCPECDQDFSRLSALYQHAEDVPRCSHLTEEGGCLDELRVFIERRI
- the fmaF gene encoding Fe(2+)/2-oxoglutarate-dependent oxygenase fmaF (COG:Q;~EggNog:ENOG410PT4Y;~InterPro:IPR008775;~PFAM:PF05721), whose product is MSIPMSPLDAEKVAAAKTSLDEEGYAVIPSILDNDSIKLVHSRLWAAATETQNRGTDLHMPALDPNASNVRVFYLMELDAIFRELIQHPAALQIAKVVVGEQLLVSNFTANIARPGSGSMQLHSDQSLVVPEPWEHAWGVNIIWCLTDVYFENGATLFIPGSHKWKRKDEVPENAKEMLKPFVAKAGSIVAMDARVWHTSGKNITEDKERALLFGFYTAPFLRQQVNWTAVFAGETEEVLSPELRELLGVDIDANVGRASKIGAGIEKHEAQRAPVY
- a CDS encoding cytochrome P450 (COG:Q;~EggNog:ENOG410PUEJ;~InterPro:IPR001128,IPR002401,IPR036396;~PFAM:PF00067;~TransMembrane:1 (o6-24i);~go_function: GO:0005506 - iron ion binding [Evidence IEA];~go_function: GO:0016705 - oxidoreductase activity, acting on paired donors, with incorporation or reduction of molecular oxygen [Evidence IEA];~go_function: GO:0020037 - heme binding [Evidence IEA];~go_process: GO:0055114 - oxidation-reduction process [Evidence IEA]); the protein is MILSFILPAIAIWLCVAPFSIYLYDPKRLRRYPNQNFLSGLTSLAYVYERRHPFRTRELHRQHERHPILRTGPTVLSFRSVDAIKDIYGHSSPCLKDDVYKLITGDHPHTLNVVDKDDHARKRRMLSNAFATRNLEQWEFKISDKVRKMVTQFDKRCTAPLSNDDSVDPSDLTVNFRLWSNLFTLDAIADIALSERLGLLESGTDVVEARMGNSVHRFNLIESLHCGGRVVSRFVGATDWHHILKALSTFVVPEFRAHGNDFANIVSTLTDKRVGKHNRGDKLSDFLGCLLEDKAGKQRGLDRGEIEAETTILLDAGSDTTAIALTNVLYYLIKHPTALSKLREEVDTALAGGTIALYTNVKSLPYLRACLDESLRLSPPVPRGLERKTPPQGMDIMGEQIAGGVTVSVPAYIAHRDPRIFPNPDSYVPERWLDQSERTKEMRTVFIPFTTGPRACIGRNITMMEQQILVATLVHRYEFALPSRDWELDWEEAFNLWPAQMPLKVWRRDI